A window of the Arachis duranensis cultivar V14167 chromosome 5, aradu.V14167.gnm2.J7QH, whole genome shotgun sequence genome harbors these coding sequences:
- the LOC107490401 gene encoding abietadienol/abietadienal oxidase isoform X6, with translation MREAKEDIQYQDFVIPKECFVVPFLSAVHLDENVYNGALNFNPWRWMEPENEEKRNRRTSPFYAPFGGGARFCPGAELARLQIALFLRYFVTTYRLLNEVEKRQFQLRRSLRRLRTRCSRSVLSSSGTEERCRQRGI, from the exons ATGAGAGAAGCAAAAGAAGACATTCAATACCaag ATTTTGTTATTCCAAAAGAATGCTTTGTAGTTCCATTTCTTTCAGCAGTCCATTTAGATGAGAATGTGTATAATGGAGCTCTAAACTTCAATCCCTGGAGATGGATGGAACCTGAAAATGAG gagaagagaaacaGGAGAACTAGTCCATTCTATGCACCCTTTGGAGGAGGTGCAAGATTCTGTCCTGGAGCCGAGCTTGCTCGCCTTCAGATTGCGCTTTTTCTTCGTTACTTTGTAACTACCTACAG GCTCCTAAATGAGGTGGAAAAGCGCCAGTTCCAGCTTCGAAGAAGCCT GAGAAGGTTACGAACCCGTTGTTCGAGAAGCGTCCTAAGCAGTTCGGGAACGGAGGAGCGTTGCCGCCAAAGAGGTATTTGA
- the LOC107490401 gene encoding abietadienol/abietadienal oxidase isoform X5, with the protein MREAKEDIQYQVDFVIPKECFVVPFLSAVHLDENVYNGALNFNPWRWMEPENEEKRNRRTSPFYAPFGGGARFCPGAELARLQIALFLRYFVTTYRLLNEVEKRQFQLRRSLRRLRTRCSRSVLSSSGTEERCRQRGI; encoded by the exons ATGAGAGAAGCAAAAGAAGACATTCAATACCaag TAGATTTTGTTATTCCAAAAGAATGCTTTGTAGTTCCATTTCTTTCAGCAGTCCATTTAGATGAGAATGTGTATAATGGAGCTCTAAACTTCAATCCCTGGAGATGGATGGAACCTGAAAATGAG gagaagagaaacaGGAGAACTAGTCCATTCTATGCACCCTTTGGAGGAGGTGCAAGATTCTGTCCTGGAGCCGAGCTTGCTCGCCTTCAGATTGCGCTTTTTCTTCGTTACTTTGTAACTACCTACAG GCTCCTAAATGAGGTGGAAAAGCGCCAGTTCCAGCTTCGAAGAAGCCT GAGAAGGTTACGAACCCGTTGTTCGAGAAGCGTCCTAAGCAGTTCGGGAACGGAGGAGCGTTGCCGCCAAAGAGGTATTTGA
- the LOC107490401 gene encoding abietadienol/abietadienal oxidase isoform X3 — protein sequence MSNCSFCQVIDETLRLGGIAIWLMREAKEDIQYQVPFLSAVHLDENVYNGALNFNPWRWMEPENEEKRNRRTSPFYAPFGGGARFCPGAELARLQIALFLRYFVTTYRLLNEVEKRQFQLRRSLRRLRTRCSRSVLSSSGTEERCRQRGI from the exons atGTCTAACTGTTCTTTCTGTCAG GTTATTGATGAAACACTTAGACTTGGGGGAATTGCAATTTGGCTGATGAGAGAAGCAAAAGAAGACATTCAATACCaag TTCCATTTCTTTCAGCAGTCCATTTAGATGAGAATGTGTATAATGGAGCTCTAAACTTCAATCCCTGGAGATGGATGGAACCTGAAAATGAG gagaagagaaacaGGAGAACTAGTCCATTCTATGCACCCTTTGGAGGAGGTGCAAGATTCTGTCCTGGAGCCGAGCTTGCTCGCCTTCAGATTGCGCTTTTTCTTCGTTACTTTGTAACTACCTACAG GCTCCTAAATGAGGTGGAAAAGCGCCAGTTCCAGCTTCGAAGAAGCCT GAGAAGGTTACGAACCCGTTGTTCGAGAAGCGTCCTAAGCAGTTCGGGAACGGAGGAGCGTTGCCGCCAAAGAGGTATTTGA
- the LOC107490401 gene encoding abietadienol/abietadienal oxidase isoform X2 — MSNCSFCQVIDETLRLGGIAIWLMREAKEDIQYQDFVIPKECFVVPFLSAVHLDENVYNGALNFNPWRWMEPENEEKRNRRTSPFYAPFGGGARFCPGAELARLQIALFLRYFVTTYRLLNEVEKRQFQLRRSLRRLRTRCSRSVLSSSGTEERCRQRGI, encoded by the exons atGTCTAACTGTTCTTTCTGTCAG GTTATTGATGAAACACTTAGACTTGGGGGAATTGCAATTTGGCTGATGAGAGAAGCAAAAGAAGACATTCAATACCaag ATTTTGTTATTCCAAAAGAATGCTTTGTAGTTCCATTTCTTTCAGCAGTCCATTTAGATGAGAATGTGTATAATGGAGCTCTAAACTTCAATCCCTGGAGATGGATGGAACCTGAAAATGAG gagaagagaaacaGGAGAACTAGTCCATTCTATGCACCCTTTGGAGGAGGTGCAAGATTCTGTCCTGGAGCCGAGCTTGCTCGCCTTCAGATTGCGCTTTTTCTTCGTTACTTTGTAACTACCTACAG GCTCCTAAATGAGGTGGAAAAGCGCCAGTTCCAGCTTCGAAGAAGCCT GAGAAGGTTACGAACCCGTTGTTCGAGAAGCGTCCTAAGCAGTTCGGGAACGGAGGAGCGTTGCCGCCAAAGAGGTATTTGA
- the LOC107490401 gene encoding abietadienol/abietadienal oxidase isoform X1, with translation MSNCSFCQVIDETLRLGGIAIWLMREAKEDIQYQVDFVIPKECFVVPFLSAVHLDENVYNGALNFNPWRWMEPENEEKRNRRTSPFYAPFGGGARFCPGAELARLQIALFLRYFVTTYRLLNEVEKRQFQLRRSLRRLRTRCSRSVLSSSGTEERCRQRGI, from the exons atGTCTAACTGTTCTTTCTGTCAG GTTATTGATGAAACACTTAGACTTGGGGGAATTGCAATTTGGCTGATGAGAGAAGCAAAAGAAGACATTCAATACCaag TAGATTTTGTTATTCCAAAAGAATGCTTTGTAGTTCCATTTCTTTCAGCAGTCCATTTAGATGAGAATGTGTATAATGGAGCTCTAAACTTCAATCCCTGGAGATGGATGGAACCTGAAAATGAG gagaagagaaacaGGAGAACTAGTCCATTCTATGCACCCTTTGGAGGAGGTGCAAGATTCTGTCCTGGAGCCGAGCTTGCTCGCCTTCAGATTGCGCTTTTTCTTCGTTACTTTGTAACTACCTACAG GCTCCTAAATGAGGTGGAAAAGCGCCAGTTCCAGCTTCGAAGAAGCCT GAGAAGGTTACGAACCCGTTGTTCGAGAAGCGTCCTAAGCAGTTCGGGAACGGAGGAGCGTTGCCGCCAAAGAGGTATTTGA
- the LOC107490401 gene encoding abietadienol/abietadienal oxidase isoform X4: MSNCSFCQVIDETLRLGGIAIWLMREAKEDIQYQVHLDENVYNGALNFNPWRWMEPENEEKRNRRTSPFYAPFGGGARFCPGAELARLQIALFLRYFVTTYRLLNEVEKRQFQLRRSLRRLRTRCSRSVLSSSGTEERCRQRGI; this comes from the exons atGTCTAACTGTTCTTTCTGTCAG GTTATTGATGAAACACTTAGACTTGGGGGAATTGCAATTTGGCTGATGAGAGAAGCAAAAGAAGACATTCAATACCaag TCCATTTAGATGAGAATGTGTATAATGGAGCTCTAAACTTCAATCCCTGGAGATGGATGGAACCTGAAAATGAG gagaagagaaacaGGAGAACTAGTCCATTCTATGCACCCTTTGGAGGAGGTGCAAGATTCTGTCCTGGAGCCGAGCTTGCTCGCCTTCAGATTGCGCTTTTTCTTCGTTACTTTGTAACTACCTACAG GCTCCTAAATGAGGTGGAAAAGCGCCAGTTCCAGCTTCGAAGAAGCCT GAGAAGGTTACGAACCCGTTGTTCGAGAAGCGTCCTAAGCAGTTCGGGAACGGAGGAGCGTTGCCGCCAAAGAGGTATTTGA